The proteins below come from a single Papaver somniferum cultivar HN1 chromosome 11, ASM357369v1, whole genome shotgun sequence genomic window:
- the LOC113320190 gene encoding 60S ribosomal protein L36-2-like, whose product MAPPQPKSGLFVGLNKGHIVTTKELAPRPSARKGKTSKRVLFVRSLIREVAGFAPYEKRITELLKVGKDKRALKVAKRKLGTHKRAKKKREEMSNVLRKMRSAGVSEKKK is encoded by the exons ATGGCACCTCCTCAGCCCAAATCAGGGCTTTTCGTTGGATTAAACAAAGGTCATATTGTTACTACAAAGGAATTGGCTCCTCGCCCATCTGCCCGAAAAGGG AAAACCAGCAAGAGGGTTCTGTTTGTGAGGAGCTTGATCAGGGAAGTTGCAGGATTTGCTCCTTATGAGAAGAGGATCACTGAGCTTCTGAAAGTTGGGAAGGACAAACGTGCACTTAAGGTTGCCAAGAGAAAGTTGGGTACGCACAAGAGAGCTAAGAAGAAGAGAGAGGAGATGTCTAACGTTCTCCGCAAGATGAG GTCTGCTGGAGTGTCCGAGAAGAAGAAATGA
- the LOC113321823 gene encoding H/ACA ribonucleoprotein complex subunit 4-like has product MSEVEISRSEKKKTKKIKNKDETDNQESNGKTLFSDETQKDEAPKDYLIKPQSVTPTLDTSEWPILLKNYDRLNVRTGHYTPLPSGYSPLKRPLAEYIRYGVLNLDKPANPSSHEVVAWIKRILRVEKTGHSGTLDPKVTGNLIVCIDRATRLVKSQQGAGKEYVCIARLHSAVPEVAKVARALETLTGAVFQRPPLISAVKRQLRIRTIYESKLLEYDADKHLVVFWISCEAGTYVRTLCVHLGLILGCGAHMQELRRVRSGISGEKDNMVTMHDVMDAQWFYDNYRDETYLRRIIMPLEVLLTSYKRLVVKDSAVNAICYGAKLMIPGLLRFENGIENGEEIVLMTTKGEAIALGIAEMTTAVMATCDHGVVAKIKRVVMDRDTYPRKWGLGPRASMKKKLIAEGKLDKHGKPKENTPAEWSRNVILPAGGDTMVAELAAAGEPVAAKVDGEVVDEEKKKKKRKVEESTDSPVTAKKVKVDEDGEKKSEKKKKKKADENGDAEPETPVEEKSEKKKKKKDKEVEPATPVEEKSEKKKKKKNKEGEEDATKTEAEEDKGEKKKKKEKKKKNKGSDDDE; this is encoded by the coding sequence ATGTCTGAAGTTGAGATCTCTCGTTCTGAGAAGAAGAAGACCAAGAAGATCAAAAACAAAGATGAAACCGACAACCAGGAATCAAATGGTAAAACCCTTTTCTCTGATGAAACCCAGAAAGATGAAGCCCCCAAAGATTATCTTATCAAGCCCCAATCAGTCACACCAACCTTAGACACTTCTGAATGGCcaatccttctcaaaaactaTGACCGTCTCAATGTTCGTACTGGTCATTACACACCACTTCCATCTGGTTATTCGCCGTTGAAACGTCCTTTAGCTGAATACATTCGCTATGGTGTTCTGAATCTTGATAAACCAGCAAACCCATCTTCTCATGAAGTTGTAGCTTGGATTAAACGTATTCTTCGTGTTGAGAAGACTGGTCACAGTGGTACTCTTGATCCTAAAGTTACTGGTAATCTGATTGTTTGTATTGACAGAGCTACTCGTCTTGTCAAGTCTCAACAAGGTGCAGGAAAGGAGTACGTTTGTATTGCTCGTCTTCATTCGGCTGTTCCTGAAGTTGCTAAAGTTGCTAGAGCTCTTGAAACCCTAACTGGAGCCGTGTTTCAAAGGCCTCCATTGATTTCAGCAGTCAAGAGGCAGCTCCGTATCCGTACTATTTATGAGAGTAAGCTTCTTGAATATGATGCTGATAAACATTTAGTTGTTTTTTGGATTTCTTGTGAAGCTGGTACATATGTTAGGACTCTGTGTGTTCATTTGGGCTTGATTTTGGGATGTGGAGCTCATATGCAAGAACTGCGTAGGGTTCGATCTGGTATTTCAGGTGAGAAAGATAATATGGTTACTATGCATGATGTTATGGATGCTCAATGGTTTTATGATAATTATAGAGATGAAACTTATTTGAGAAGAATTATTATGCCTCTTGAAGTATTGTTGACTAGTTATAAGAGATTAGTTGTCAAAGATTCAGCTGTGAATGCTATCTGTTATGGTGCTAAACTTATGATTCCTGGGTTGTTGAGGTTTGAGAATGGTATTGAAAATGGCGAGGAGATTGTCTTGATGACTACTAAAGGAGAAGCAATTGCTTTGGGAATCGCTGAGATGACTACTGCTGTGATGGCAACTTGTGATCATGGTGTGGTGGCTAAGATTAAGAGGGTTGTTATGGATAGggatacttatccaaggaaatggGGATTGGGACCAAGGGCTTCCATGAAGAAGAAACTAATCGCAGAGGGGAAATTGGATAAGCATGGTAAGCCTAAGGAGAACACTCCTGCTGAGTGGTCTAGAAATGTCATTCTCCCAGCTGGAGGGGATACTATGGTGGCAGAACTTGCTGCTGCAGGTGAACCAGTGGCAGCCAAGGTTGATGGTGAGGTAGTTgatgaggagaagaaaaagaagaagcgaAAAGTGGAGGAAAGTACTGATAGCCCTGTAACTGCCAAGAAAGTGAAGGTTGATGAGGATGGTGAGAAGAAGagcgagaaaaagaaaaagaagaaggctGATGAAAACGGTGATGCTGAACCTGAAACACCAGTAGAGGAGAAAtccgagaagaagaaaaagaagaaagacaaGGAAGTTGAACCTGCAACCCCTGTAGAAGAGAAgtctgagaagaaaaagaagaagaagaacaaagaaggTGAGGAGGATGCAACTAAGACCGAAGCAGAGGAGGATAAAggtgagaaaaagaagaagaaagagaagaaaaagaagaacaaaggatCAGATGATGATGAATGA
- the LOC113322818 gene encoding KIN17-like protein: MGKNDFLTPKAIANRIKAKGLQKLRWYCQMCQKQCRDENGFKCHCMSESHQRQMEVFGQNPTRVIDGYTEEFETTFLDHLKRSHRFSRIAATVVYNEYIADRHHVHMNSTEWATLTDFVKHLGRTGKCKVEETPKGWFMTYIDRDSETLFKERLKNKRVKSDMAEEEKQERTIRRQIERAEQSMPLSTIEEGQKEGDEAEKLLVPKLEGGKIAFALGSSSKPVTKENGERSTSKVVFDEVEVDKVGKKGKGSGALSKGGGGSSALDEVMKEQEKAKERNNRKDYWLCEGIIVKVMSKDLAQKGYYKQKAQVVKVIDKYVGELQMLDTKHILRVDQEELETVIPQIGGLVKIVNGAYRGSNARLLKVDTDKFSAKVQIEKGIYDGRVLQAVDYEDICKIAQ; this comes from the coding sequence ATGGGTAAGAACGATTTTCTAACGCCAAAAGCAATAGCAAATAGAATAAAGGCAAAAGGTTTGCAGAAGCTACGTTGGTACTGTCAGATGTGTCAAAAACAATGTAGAGATGAGAATGGATTTAAGTGTCATTGTATGAGTGAATCCCACCAACGCCAGATGGAAGTTTTTGGTCAAAACCCCACTCGAGTTATTGATGGATACACTGAAGAAttcgaaactacttttcttgatCATTTAAAAAGAAGTCATCGATTTAGTCGAATTGCTGCAACTGTTGTTTACAATGAGTATATTGCTGATCGTCACCATGTACACATGAATTCAACAGAATGGGCTACTTTAACTGATTTCGTTAAGCATTTAGGTAGGACTGGAAAATGTAAGGTTGAAGAGACGCCCAAAGGGTGGTTTATGACTTATATTGATCGTGATTCAGAGACCCTTTTCAAGGAGCGATTGAAGAATAAGAGAGTTAAGTCGGATATGGCTGAAGAGGAAAAACAAGAAAGGACGATTAGAAGACAGATTGAACGTGCCGAGCAATCAATGCCATTATCGacaattgaggaaggacaaaaAGAAGGCGATGAAGCGGAGAAACTGCTGGTACCTAAACTGGAAGGGGGGAAGATTGCATTTGCTTTAGGTTCGTCTTCTAAACCTGTTACTAAAGAAAATGGTGAGAGGTCTACCTCCAAAGTTGTTTTTGATGAAGTTGAGGTTGACAAGGTTGGGAAGAAGGGTAAAGGTAGTGGTGCTTTAAGTAAAGGTGGTGGCGGTAGCTCAGCTTTAGATGAGGTGATGAAAGAGCAAGAGAAGGCAAAAGAGCGTAATAATCGGAAAGATTATTGGTTATGTGAAGGAATTATAGTCAAGGTTATGAGCAAAGACTTGGCACAAAAAGGCTATTACAAGCAGAAGGCACAGGTTGTTAAGGTAATTGACAAGTATGTTGGAGAATTGCAAATGCTTGACACCAAGCACATACTTAGAGTTGATCAAGAGGAGCTCGAAACAGTGATTCCACAGATTGGGGGTCTTGTGAAGATAGTAAATGGGGCTTACCGAGGATCAAATGCTAGGTTGTTGAAAGTGGACACAGATAAGTTTAGTGCCAAGGTGCAGATAGAAAAGGGCATATATGATGGAAGAGTACTTCAGGCAGTTGATTATGAAGACATCTGCAAGATTGCACAATGA